AGAAGAGCACCGTTCCCGTGGGGACCGCCGACATGGTGCGGGACATCATCCGGAAACACGCTCGGCGCGGCGCCAAGTTCGACGTGGCGAGCAACCCCGAGTTCCTGCGTGAAGGGACCGCCGTCGAGAACTTCATGCACCCCGACCGGGTCGTGATCGGCGCGGACACGCAGCGGGCGAAGGACCTCCTGCGCGAGATCTATTCCCCGCTCTATCTGATCGAGACCCCCATGGTGGTCACGGACGTGCGCACGGCCGAGCTCATCAAGTACGCGGCGAACGCGTTCCTGGCCGCGAAGATCTCGTTCATCAACGAGATGGCGAACCTCTCCGAGGCCGTGGGCGCGGACGTGCACCACGTGGCGAAGGCGATGGGCCTGGACCGGAGGATCGGACCCAAGTTCCTCCACCCGGGTCCGGGCTTCGGCGGCTCCTGCCTTCCGAAGGACACGCGCGCGCTCCGGGACTTCGCGAAGCGGGCGGGCGTGTCGCTCCCGGTCACGGACGGCGCGATCGAGACGAACGACTCGCAGCTCAAGGTCGCGGTCCGGAAGGTGACGGAGGCCCTGAAGGGACGCGGCCACCGGGTCGTCGGCATCCTGGGACTCTCGTACAAGCCCGATACCGACGACATGCGCGAAGCTCCCTCGCTCGGGATCATCCGGGCGCTGCTGCGCCGCGGGATCCGGGTGAAGGTCTTCGATCCGGTCGTTCGCCAGGGGGCGGACGGCATTCCGGCCGGCGTCGAGTTCGCGACGAGCGCGTACGACGCGGCGAAGGGCGCCGACGCGCTCGTGCTCGTGACCGAGTGGAACGAGTTCCGGAGGCTCGACCTCGCGCGCGTGCGCCGCGTCATGCGCCGGCGCGCCATCGTCGATCTCCGGAACGTGTACGATCCGGCGGTCGTCCGGCGCCTGGGATTCGAGTACACCTGCGTGGGGAGACCCGAATGAAGCTGATTCAGGGAGTCACGGTGAAGCCGCTCAAGGTGATCGCCGACGAGCGCGGCTACCTGATGGAGATGATGCGAGCGGACGATTCCTTCTTCCAGAAGTTCGGCCAGACCTATGTGTCGGTAGCCTACCCGGGAGTCGTGAAGGGGTGGCACTACCACAACCTCCAGACCGATCACTTCGTGATCGTGAAGGGGATGATGAAGGTGGTGCTCTACGACGATCGCGAGGGCTCGCCCACGAAGGGCACCGTGAACGAGTTCTTCATGGGGGAGCGGAATCCGATCTTGATCACGATCCCGCCGAAGGTCTGGCACGGAATGAAGGGGATCGGGACCGAGCCCGCGATGCTCGTGAACTGCCCGACCGAGCCCTACAACTACAAGGAGCCGGACGAGGTCCGCTGCGACCCTCACGACAACGACATTCCCTACGACTGGAGCCGGAAGGATGGCTGAGGGTCTCGACCTCTCCCGCGCCCGCTTCCTCGTCACCGGAGGCGCCGGGTTCATCGGCTCGAACTTCGTCCATCACCTGAGACGCCGCTTCCCCGAGTCCCACGTCACGGTTCTCGACAAGCTGACGTACGCGGGCAACCTCGCGAACCTCGAGTCCGTCCAGGGGGACCCCCGCTATCACTTCGTGAAGGGCGACATCTGCGACGGCCCGGCGGTGGCCGAGGCGATGGCGGGCTGCGACGTGGTCGTGAACTTCGCGGCCGAGACCCACGTCGACCGCTCGATCGACCACGCCGAGGATTTCGTCCTCACGGACACGTACGGCGTGTGGGTGCTCCTCGAGGAGGCGCGGCGCACGAAGATCCGGCGCTTCCTCCAGATCTCGACCGACGAGGTGTACGGCGAGATCCTGACCGGGATGGCGGACGAGCAGGCCCCGCTCCTCGCGCGGAATCCCTATGCCGCGTCCAAGATCGGCGGCGACCGGCTGGCGTATTCGTATCACGCGACGTTCGGCATGCCCACCATCGTGACCCGCTGCAGCAACAACTACGGGCCCTACCAGTATCCCGAGAAGCTGATCCCGCTCTTCCTCACGAACGCGCTCGAGGACCGGGCGATGCCGGTGTACGGGAACGGGCGGAACACACGCGACTGGATCCACGTGGAGGACCACTGCCGCGCGCTGGTCGCGCTCCTGGAAGCGCCGGGCGTCGAGGGCGAGACCTTCAATATCGCCGGCGGGAACGAGCGGTCCGTGCTGGACATCGCGGGCCTGATCGTGAAGAAGCTCGGAAAGCCCGAGTCCCTGATCTCGTTCGTCACCGACCGCCCCGGACACGACCGCCGCTACGCGATCGACGCGTCGAAGCTCGAGCGCGCGACCGGGTTCCGCCCGAGTGTGGACTTCGCGCGCGGCATCGACGAGACGATCGACTGGTATCTCTCCCACCGCTCGTGGTGGGAGGCCATCCGCTCCGGCGAGTTCCGCCAGTATTACGAGCGGATGTACGGCGCCCGCTAGCGCGCCGCGTGCGCCGGCTCGTCCGCTCCACCGCGATCCTCGGGATGGGCTCCGTCGCGACCCTGGTCGCGGCCATCCTGCGCGCGAAGATCCTCGCGGCATGGCTCGGAACCTCGGGGACCGGGCTCCTCGCGCAGCTCTCGGGGCTCACGTCCGTGGTCGTGCCGCTCGCGACGCTCGGCGCGGGGAGCGGCGTCACGACGATGATCGCCGAAGCGCGGGGGAGGGGCGACCTCGACCGCGCGCGGCGCGTCGCCCGCACGGCAACCACGCTGGCGTGGGGCGTGGGCCTCGCGCTCGCGCTCCTCATGGCGGCGCTCTCCCCCTGGCTCGCCGAGGGCATCCTGCGGGACCGTGGATACGCGTGGGTGATCCTCCTCGGTGCCGCGACGATCCCGCTCTCGGCGGTGGCCTCGCTCCGGATCACGATGCTGCAGGGGCTCGGCGCGGTGAAGTCGATGGCGCTCCTGAACGCGCTCATCGCGGCGGCCGGGATCGCGTCCGTGATTCCGCTCGCGTGGTTCTTCGGCGTGCGGGGCGCCGTCGTGTCGCTCGTCGTCGTGGCGCTCGCGTACCTGCTCCTGAGCGGGCGGTTGGTCCGGCCGCTCCTCCCGCGCGCGGGATCGCAGGACCGGGGCGACTCGAACCTGCGCGCGCCGGCGCTGGAGGCCGCGTCCGCGCCCACTCCCGCGCCCGCGATCGACCGGGCGCTCCTCGGCCCGCTCCTCCGGTTCGGCGGGAGCGCGCTCCTCGTGGGGCTCTCCTCGACCCTGACGCTCCTCGTGCTCCGGAGCATCCTCGTCGAGCGGCTCGGGTTCTCGCAGAACGGGATCTATCAGGTGTGCGTCGGCGTCTCCGGGATGGTGATGCCCCTCATCCTGAACTCGATCACCGCCACCGTGTGGCCCGAGATCGCGGCGCTCCCGACCGATCGCGACGCCGCCGGGCCGATGCACGGCGCGATCCGCCTCGGCTTCCTGCTCGCGACCGGCGCGACCGCGGCGCTCGTCGTGGGCTCGCCCGTCTGGGTGCCGCTCTTCTATTCGCCCGAGTTCCGCCCCGCGCTCGATCTCCTGCCGTACCAGTTCCTCGGCGACTACTTCCGCACCGCGGCGTGGATGTTCGGGATCTGGCTCGTCCCGCGCGCGAGGCTCCGGCCCTGGGTCGTGTTCGACCTCGTCTACGCAGCGGTGCTCCTCGGGGTGTTCCTCCTCCTCGTGGACCGGATCGGCGTGCGCAGCGTGGTCCTGGCCTACGTGGCGGCACACGTGAGCCATGCCGTGCTCCATTACGTCCTCGCGCGGAGGGCGATCGGATTCCACCTCGGGAAGGACAACACGATCCTCCTCCTCGCCTCGTTCGCGCTCCTCGCGGGGCTCGCGGCCCTCCGGCCCCGGGA
This window of the Candidatus Eisenbacteria bacterium genome carries:
- a CDS encoding UDP-glucose/GDP-mannose dehydrogenase family protein, translated to MRIAIAGTGYVGLVTGAGFADFGNDVLCVDVDRSKIESLERGELPFYEPGLDDLIARNVKQRRLRFGLSLEEATRWGEAIFVCVGTPPGKDGRADLRYVKAAARTIARAMPGYRLIVQKSTVPVGTADMVRDIIRKHARRGAKFDVASNPEFLREGTAVENFMHPDRVVIGADTQRAKDLLREIYSPLYLIETPMVVTDVRTAELIKYAANAFLAAKISFINEMANLSEAVGADVHHVAKAMGLDRRIGPKFLHPGPGFGGSCLPKDTRALRDFAKRAGVSLPVTDGAIETNDSQLKVAVRKVTEALKGRGHRVVGILGLSYKPDTDDMREAPSLGIIRALLRRGIRVKVFDPVVRQGADGIPAGVEFATSAYDAAKGADALVLVTEWNEFRRLDLARVRRVMRRRAIVDLRNVYDPAVVRRLGFEYTCVGRPE
- a CDS encoding dTDP-4-dehydrorhamnose 3,5-epimerase family protein, producing the protein MKLIQGVTVKPLKVIADERGYLMEMMRADDSFFQKFGQTYVSVAYPGVVKGWHYHNLQTDHFVIVKGMMKVVLYDDREGSPTKGTVNEFFMGERNPILITIPPKVWHGMKGIGTEPAMLVNCPTEPYNYKEPDEVRCDPHDNDIPYDWSRKDG
- the rfbB gene encoding dTDP-glucose 4,6-dehydratase, whose protein sequence is MAEGLDLSRARFLVTGGAGFIGSNFVHHLRRRFPESHVTVLDKLTYAGNLANLESVQGDPRYHFVKGDICDGPAVAEAMAGCDVVVNFAAETHVDRSIDHAEDFVLTDTYGVWVLLEEARRTKIRRFLQISTDEVYGEILTGMADEQAPLLARNPYAASKIGGDRLAYSYHATFGMPTIVTRCSNNYGPYQYPEKLIPLFLTNALEDRAMPVYGNGRNTRDWIHVEDHCRALVALLEAPGVEGETFNIAGGNERSVLDIAGLIVKKLGKPESLISFVTDRPGHDRRYAIDASKLERATGFRPSVDFARGIDETIDWYLSHRSWWEAIRSGEFRQYYERMYGAR
- a CDS encoding oligosaccharide flippase family protein, with protein sequence MRRLVRSTAILGMGSVATLVAAILRAKILAAWLGTSGTGLLAQLSGLTSVVVPLATLGAGSGVTTMIAEARGRGDLDRARRVARTATTLAWGVGLALALLMAALSPWLAEGILRDRGYAWVILLGAATIPLSAVASLRITMLQGLGAVKSMALLNALIAAAGIASVIPLAWFFGVRGAVVSLVVVALAYLLLSGRLVRPLLPRAGSQDRGDSNLRAPALEAASAPTPAPAIDRALLGPLLRFGGSALLVGLSSTLTLLVLRSILVERLGFSQNGIYQVCVGVSGMVMPLILNSITATVWPEIAALPTDRDAAGPMHGAIRLGFLLATGATAALVVGSPVWVPLFYSPEFRPALDLLPYQFLGDYFRTAAWMFGIWLVPRARLRPWVVFDLVYAAVLLGVFLLLVDRIGVRSVVLAYVAAHVSHAVLHYVLARRAIGFHLGKDNTILLLASFALLAGLAALRPR